The Methanobacteriaceae archaeon DNA window CTTTTCATTAGTTTTTTCAGGAAGTTGAACCATGACAAATTTACGGTGACCATTGTCTTCTGAATTCAAATTCATTACTGCATGAGCAGTTGTAGCAGAACCTGAAAAGAAGTCTAGAATAATATCATCATCATGCGAACATAAACTACAAAATAAAGATAGAAGTTTTAAAGACTTAGGATTAGTGAATATTTTATTTTCAAATAGTTTTTGTAGGATACGTGTGCCTTCTCTTCCATCATAATCAGTTATAACTGACCTTAATAATTTACCTCTTTCAATAGGGTTTCCTTCATAATCTATTTTTAAATATTGTTTAGTATAAATTTTCCATCCATCCGAAGTATTTTTAAATTCAGTAAACCCTTTTTTCATTCTTTCTTCTAAAACTTTTGAACTCCATCTCCAAATCGCGCCTCCAGCATCTGGTCTTAAAATTGTTCCATCAGGAGCTTCTATTGGATAAGTTAAACTTTTTGAAAAACTTAATCCTTTTTGCATAAGTAACATAGGTCTATAAGGACCTCTTTCTTCATAAAATTCATCTTTAGAACTATATAATTTAAGTAACTCTTCAGTATACGGCAAAGTTCCCATTTCAGTTATTTCAACATTTTTAGCAAATATAAGGATATATTCATGATCTACAGCAACTAATTTACTATCATTAGCACCACCCGATTTACTTCTCCAAACTAATTGAGAAATAAAATTTTCTTCACCAAAAATATCATTACACATCTTTTTAAGATTGTCAACCTCATTATCATCAATACTTATGAGTATTACTCCATTTTCAGTCAGTAAATTTCTTGCAAGACGTAAACGAGGATACATCATATTAAGCCATTTAGTATGATATCTTCCACTAACATCTGTGCTAGTAGAAATTTTTTTACTGTCTTCATCAATTTGCCCAGTCATTTCAAGATAATTATAAAGATTATCCCTGTAATTATCTGGATAAATAAAATCTTTGCCCGTGTTATAAGGAGGATCTATATAGATCATCTTTATTTTACCATAATAACTCTTCTGAAGTAATTTAAGCACTTCAAGGTTATCCCCTTCAATATAAAGATTCTCAGTCGTATCCCAATTCTTACTCTCCTCTTTACAAGGCCTTAAAGTACCAGTAGACGGAGTCTGAGCAAGACGCAAAGCAGCAGACTTACCCTTCCAAGTGAAATTATACCTTTCACTGTCATCTTCAGTGTATTTTCCTAAAACTTCTTTTAACTTGTCAAAATCGATTTTATCTTCGGTTAAAATTTCTGGAAATAGTTCTTTTAGCTTTGATACGTTTTCTGAAACGATATCTAAACTTTCCCCATTAAGTTGAGTCTCTTGCATCATTAATCTCCTTAACATCTTGATAAAGATCTTTTAAATTTTTATCATCCATATCTAAAATGGGCTCATACATGAAAGAATTTAAGTGTATATTTTCAGGTGTCATTAAATTCACTTTTTCTAAGATAGGAACTGTAGAATGATCTCCATATTCCTCTTTAAACAAGTTAAATAATCTTCTAGTTTGATTTGATCTAATTTCAGCTATTGCTGTTTTATCGGTGATTTTATAAATCATATAATCTTCTGCAATGAGTCGTATAGCTATAGAAAGTGCTATTTTGTTTTCTAAATTTATTCCAGAAGTCTCTTCATCTTTGATAACATCAGCTTCGTCAAAAATAAAATCAAAAACACTATTATCAGCAGCTATATTAAAATTTGTATTCCAAACCTCAGAATAAACTCTTTGAAGGTCAGATAATTGAATATTTCCACTTATCTCTTTGAGATGTAATAAATCAGTTAATAAAAAATAATCTGGTTCTCCTTTACCATCAATATACTCAATGAGATTTCTAACAAATGGAATTGATGCAATTATTATCCTTTTACAATCATTTGCATCTTTCCCATCTAATTGTCTTTTCCAAAAACCAAAAGCACTATTGAGATATTGTCCATCGACAATTTTAATTTCTTCATGATTTTTAAGTACCATAAAACAGTTTTTTCTGTGGATATCCAATCTAGAACCAACAGTCCTATAAAAATCAAAATTATGTGTTAATATAATTAATTTAAAAAAATCTTCTTTTAGAACATCACTAAGATACTCCACTATTGCGTACTTATTTTGATAATCAAATGAATCTGCTATATCATCAGCTATAATTAAAACAGGATCTCCATCTAATTTTCGAGCTTCAAGTTCATAAATAATATTTAAAAGATATAATGCTCTCTTTTCGCCGTTACTCAAAATTCCCATTAATTCAGCTTTATCCATCTTTTTTCGTTCAGTTTCATCATAATATGTAAATTCTAAAGTTGGTACTTCATTTTTTAATATTACATCGGCCTGATTAACAACTTTTATTTCAAATGGCACAAAAAATCGTTTATTAAATAAATCAACCACATCTTTCCATGCAGATTCTTCAGATTTGGCTTCTTCTATGATATCTTCAATTTCATCTTTTCCGGATTTATATATACTAATTAAATCATTATAAAGATCAATTTCCTTGTTCAAAATAGATATCCATACTTTTTTCTTAAATTCATCAATATTATGCAATTTAGGAATAATAATTGTAGGATAGTTGCTTAAAATTTTTTTAAATTCTCTAAGATCACCATTTTTATCTAAAGCAGAATCAATTTTTTCAAAAAGCTTTCTTAATGTTTCATCAGAAAGCACAATTTCTTTTTGTTTTTGAATCAAACTTTCCAATTCATTTTTGTTTTTGATTAATTCCCCATTTCTAAGTGAAATTTGATGTTCCGCTTTAAAGAAATTACTTTTATCAAGATTATCAGCAACTTTTGCAGCATCATTATGGGTAAAAACATTTTTTTCAAATATTTCAGACTTATCAATAATATCTGAGTATTTTTCAGCATATTTCTCAATTGAATCGAATATTTCGGGATCTTTTATAAAATTTAAGAGATTTTTATCAAATATGATTTTATATTTGAAATCGTCGATAGGAATAGAAATATCACCATCAATTTCACATTCTAATAAAACTAAGATATCAAAGAAATTACATTCTAAATCCTGAAAATCAGTCATGAATGTTTCTTCAATATTTTTTTGTGTTAATCCCGATAAACGGGCCATTTTATTAACCAGTTTTTTTTTAGCAATATCAATAAAGTTATAAATTTCATCATATCTATCTTTCAGATCTTTTCTAACAACTAGTCTAGAAATTTTTTCAAAATTAAAATTATCTTTAAAAGATTCTATTACAAAAATCTCTTCAGAATCGATTTTAGTAATTGTTCCAGGTGAAATTTTATCAACATCAAACACAACAGGTTCTCGACCATAAATTCTATCTTTAGGTTCACTTCCTTCAGAAATATCCATAAAAGTCTTGGCGAAAGATGTTTTCATGGTTCCATTAGAAGCATATATCACACAACCATTATTCTCAGAAAAATCAAAATCATGTTCTAATTTATTTATTCCATAGCAATTCTTTAGCTTAACACTGATTTTCTCCATTTAACTCAACCTACCCCTTAATTCTTCCCTTTTGTCTTTCAATCTTCTAATTTTTATATTCAATTTTACATTATGATTAAACTGAGTTTCTTTCTTCATCTGGCCTTTAATAAATTCAATTTCATAATCAATTCTATTAACTTCATCATAAATGGCCTTCATCTCATCAATTGGAAGTTCTGAACTTCCACCAGATAATTTAGAAACATTATATTGGATTATATTCTCAATAATATCATTATAAAAGGTATAAAAGTTAGTGAAACTCAGATTCTTTAATTTAAGGTCTTCGAACAGCTTTTGATCTGCTTCATCTAAATTATCTAGATTTATCCAGTCGGTGAAAATATATTCATCAATGGTGTTTTTAGTACTATCTGCTAGGTTAATCCGTTGGTGGCCAGTGAATAATCTTATTTGATTTTCATATTCAAAAGTAAGGACCATAGGATAAGGTATGGTTCGCATTATAATATCAGCCAATCTTTTTAATTTATTCGGGGCTTTTAGATAAACATTTATAAACTCTATTTCATCATATTCCAGTTTTTCATCTTTAAATTTTTTAATATTGATATTATTCTCTTTTAAGGAGTAGCACCATCTTATTTTATCCACATATTTAATGAAAATATCCCGATCAGCTTTCTTAAGCTCCATGTTATCATAAAATAATTTTTTGAAGATGACATTACCTACTTCACAGCTAGCTGGAATATCCAGGAATTCTTCTATTTGGGCCATAAATATCACTTTAAAATCAAGAAGGTAACCAGTTCAAATTCTTCCAGGCCAGATATACTATTTTTAACCGGAGTTGTTCCACCCTTGGAAAAGAGGCTGGCCACTCCTGCTTCTTCTTTTTTACCCAATATATTTTCAATGGCCGATTCTAAGAGATCTGAATATTTACCCATGTCCCTGCCATCCTGTGTTTCTTTATTAAACTCTTGAATTAAATCTGGGAAAACCTCTTTTTTATCAGAACATAGCTTTTTATAATAGTCCATGATTTTCTTAACCTGGTTGTAGTTGAGCTCTGCAGATCCATCTTCACCAACATACACCATATAATGAGGGAATAAAGCATTTTGATCCTTAGTTTCTTCATATCCCTTAACTTGTTTTAAAACAAAGATGACTCCAGGCTTAATCGTTTTTCTAAGTTCACCTTCAATTCTAACAATGGAATAAATACCGCTGGGGGCTTCATCCAGTAATTTCCGATTATCTTTCATGTATTCCATGAGATCTATTTTGAAATCATTAAAGGTCAAATCGGTGATGGAAATTCCACCAGAAACATCCTCTAAATCAATAACCTCGTTTTGAAGACGTTTAAGTTGTTTTCTACGATATTCCAGGTCATTCATTTTCTTTCGGGCACCATTTTCAATGATATTCTCCTCACCGGTGGCCGATACATCCACCATAACCATTTTACTCTCTACCCGTCCTTTTAGGTTGATATATTCATCCAATTCCAGGTTAGGCCAGAAATTAACCAGTTGTATTTCATTATTAGTTGATCCTATACGATCTATCCTTCCAAATCTTTGGATAATACGTACAGGATTCCAGTGAATATCATAGTTTATTAAATAGTCACAATCCTGCAGGTTTTGACCCTCAGAGATACAGTCTGTTCCAATAAGAATATCAATTTCTTCTTTAATGGTATCATTAATTTTAGATCTTTCTTTGGATATTGGTGAAAAATTAGTTAGAATATCATTTATATCGGTAGATCTAACTTCTTTTAAGGTGCATTTATTAACATCAGAACCCGTGACCAGTGCAGAATGAATTTGATGATTTTTAAAAGCCCATTCATGTAAATTTTCATATAAATAGTTGGCTGTATCAGCAAAAGCAGTGAATATTAAAATTTTTTTGTTATTATGATTAATAGGATTTTTAATCTTTGATTCAATCTTTTCTTTTAGATCTTGGAGCTTTGAATCACGATCCGGTGTAATTTGTTCAGCTTCATGGAGAATACGTCCTAATTTATCTTTATCAGCTAATAAATCCTGTTTCCATTTAATTATATCCATATCCTTAAAAAGAACTTTCTTCTTTTTCCCAAACATCATGTCATCATATTCTTCTTCATCGGGATCTATAAGAGAGATGTCAATTTGAGGATCATAGTTTATATCATGAGTATCTATTTTATATAAAACATCATCAATTTTCTCCAGCAGAGTACTTATAGTGAGTTTAAAAGAATGGATAGAACTTTCCATACGTTTTAACATGTTAATTCGCATTAAATTAACAACTTGCCTTTCACGGTCACTTTGTTTAAATACAGTGTGTCCCTCTCCAACAGCCATATCATATTTCTCACTGTAAGCTTCTCTTTTATCAGGCATTAAATAAAGTATAGGAGAATAAATAGCTAAATTAAGCCGTTTAATATTAAGATTCAATTCACTTAAGGGAGGGAAAACTCCATAAACATCAATATCCGAGTATTGGTTAATTGGAGGCCTGCGAATAGGGAATCTTCCAATTTCATCCAAATTATAGTATTTTTCTATGTGTTTTCGTGATCGGGCGATGGTGATAGTATCCAGTAACTTAAAATAATTCAAATCCATCATATCTACAAAGGCTTCCCCTGTTCTATCCTCATCAAGAAGCTCTGACCACTGATTAAAAACCATCTGGGCTTTCCTGAGAATATTTTCAATACTTTTTAATCCCACATCACCAAAAGCATGATCATTATTTTCGGTTATAAACGCTATTTGATTCTTAATATCATTCATACGGTTGTTAACTGGGGTGGCAGAAAGCATTAAAATCTTTGTTTTAACCCCCGCTTTTATGACCTCATCCATCATTCGCTCATAACGAGTGACTCTATCTTTAAATGATGGATTATTACGGAAGTTATGAGACTCATCAATAACAATTAAATCATAATTAGACCAGTTAATTGTTTTAAGGTTGATTTCACCGGAAACCCCACCTTCTCGGCTTAAATCAGTGTGATTTAAAACATCAAAATTAAATCTATCATCAATGAAAAGATTTCTCTTATCATTTTGGGTGTAAATGGACCAGTTTTCCCTGAGCTTTTTAGGTACTAAAACCAGTACTCTATCATTTCTAAGCTCATAATATTTGATAATGGCTAGTGCAGTGAAAGTTTTTCCTAAACCAACACTATCTGCCACAATGCACCCATTATGTTTTTCAATTTTGTCTATGGCCCCAATAACTGCATCTTTTTGGAATTTATATAATTTATTCCATATTTCTGTGTCTTTAAAGCCAGTACGGGTTTTAACAATATTTTCTTCAGTTAGTTCATCAAGGTACTCGTAGAAAATATTGTACATAGTTACATAATAAATAAAATCAGCAGGATTTTCTTTATACATTACCTGCATCTGATCTAGGACCTTATCTTTAACATCTTCTAATGCATCTTCATCATTCCATAAATCATTAAAGTTTTGAAGATAAAAATGAGTTGCCTCTTTCCCATAGGTACACATATTAAAATCAGAACGATCAGAAGGAGTAATTCCTAATCCATCAGTAGTAAAATCAACACTACCGCTAATTAAAGTATGATCTTCACCATTTTCAACATAAACCATTCTAGGTTGAGCAGTATTGGCTTTTTTAAATGATTTGATTTCTGTTTTATTTTTTAGCCATTCTGCACATTCTTTGGCGATATGGCCCTGTTTCATTTCATTGCGCAGTTTTAATTCAAAATCATTTCCAAATATTTCTGTTTCATTATTTTTATCAATGAAATATTCCCTTACTTGCTCATTATCCTTTTTTAAGAAACTAGGTTTAGTAAAAATAAATCGCATATTGTCAATTTTACCTAGTTCTTTCCTTAGCTCAAAATAGGCATACATGGTAAAATAAGCAGAGATTACAGAAAGTTTAGAATCTTTTTTAAGGTTTTCACGTAACTCTTCGTGCACCGCCCCATTTTTTTTGTTATCCAACATTTTTGGTGGTTTCAATTTAAAGCCCCGTCCCATTTTATGATAATAAATAAAAAATATTTATTATATGAAGTTTATGATATTATTAATAGATTAACATAGTATGTTTATAATTTTTACGTTTTGATCGTACATATAAACATAATAATTGACAATTCAAATAAATCAAAGATTTGTAGAATTATTAGTAAAATTTAAGGGAAAAATAAGAATTTATAGCCATTTTATGGGAATAAAAAAAGCTGAAATGGAATTTGAATAAAAATAAATTAGGGTGAAAAAATGGAAAAAGAAATAAAAGGGGTTACACATCCCATACCGACAGATTATGCAGAAAGGATATATAAAAAGGGAAAAACTGTTTTTGTAGGAAAATCACATCTGGGAAGAGTCTCTAAAGGAGATAAATTCATTATCTATGAATCCCATGGGGCCAAGGCATATACTGGATGGGCCGATGTAATCCAGGTAGTTAAAATGAAGCCATCTGATATTTTAAAAAATTATGAAAATCAATTAATGTTAACTACTGAAGAATTTAAGGAATATTCTAAAGGAAGAAATGATATGAATATCATTGAATTTGAAAACTTCCAATTGTTCAATAAAAAAGTGGTTCCTAAACGATTCATTGCCATTGGTGGTAAATACATCTATGAAGACGAATTCAAGATGATTGTGAAAAATAAGGGATGATTCCGATGGAAACAATAACTAAATGTCTAAATGAATGGAATGCCACTTTAGAGGCCCTAGGCCAAGGGAAACAAACTATTCTAATTAGAAAATACAATACTTCTGTGGAAAAGTTTCTTTTATATCCTACTACCAGCTATGCAGCTAAAGATGATTTCTTAGACAGTTTTAAGAAGGACCAATATGGATTCGTAGTGGAAAATGCCCTGCCTAAAGAAGATGGAGATAAAAAAGAAGTCAAATACTTTGCCACCGTGGAAAAAATAATTGAAAAACCATCTTCCAGAATAGGAACACTTAATAAATTCCACATCTGGACCAATGAACATGTTAAATCATATATTGGTTCTGGTAAGGCCTATATCTGGGTTTTAAGAGTTTATGAATTAGAAAAACCTGTTATGGTGGATAGGACTAAAGGCCTGCTTTATGCTAATGTTGATCAAGAAGTATCTTTAGAACGAATTAAACCGATTTTATCGGATAATGAGTTTAATAAAATAAAAAATAATCTATAATTATTTTTTTACTCAATTTCTTTTTTAATCAAACCAACAATGGCCTTTCCAAGGCTTTTATATCCTTTAGCTTTGCTATGTTCTTTAAATTTTTCAAGCAATGATTCTTCAATTCTAAAACTTACTCTTTTCTTTTCTAATGATTTATTTTCTATTTTAAAACCCCCGAGTTTTAATATAATAAGTATATAATAATAGTTATTAGTATCAATATATTTAATTATTTCAAATATTAATTATCAGAAATAATCTATTTTGTTTAAAAAGAACTTTTACTTTCCATTTGCTCTTCCTCAAGGATATAATATTATCAAGTGACATATTATTATAAAAATTTAATAAGAATAGAGATGAATTATCATGAGTTCTAATCTGCCGAATATGCAAACAAATACCATAGTTCTTTATAAAGGAAATGAAGGTGCAGCTACCGTTGAAGTACTTTTAAAAGATGAAACTATGTGGCTAACCCAAAAAACAATGGCAGAATTATTTAATGTTAACAGTCAGGCCATCACCAGGCATTTATCCAATATTTTCTCAGATAATGAATTAGATGAAACCTCAACTTGTTCCATTTTTGAACAAGTTCAAAAGGAAGGTAATCGAAACATTAAACGAAAACTGAAATTCTACAATCTAGATGCCATAATCGCCGTCGGCTATCGGGTAAACTCTAAACAGGCCACCCAATTTCGTATATGGGCCACCCAATTTCGTATATGGACCACCCAAACTTTAAAAGAATACATCATTAAGGGTTTTGTCCTGGATGACGAACTCTTAAAAAACAGTACCCGATTTGGCAAAGATTATTTTGATGAATTATTAGATCGTATAAAAGAAATAAGGGCTAGTGAAAGAAGATTTTATCAAAAAATTACGGATATTTATTCCCAATGTAGTCATGATTATGATAAAGATTCAGAATTAACTAGAACTTTTTATGCAACTGTTCAAAATAAATTGCATTGGGCCATAACTGAACATACAGCGGCAGAATTAATTATAGGCCAGGCCAATCATAATAAAAAGAATATGGGCCTTACCAACTGGAAAAACTCACCAGAAGGTAAAATCTTAAAAAAAGACGTATAATATTGCTAAGAATTATTTAGATAAAGAAGAGATATCTGAATTAAACAATATAGTGAGTATGTATTTAGATTATGCTGAAAATCAGGCCAGAAGACATAAAATAATGTCCATGAAAGACTGGATAGAAAAATTAGATGCTTTTTTGAAATTTAATGAATATGAAATATTAGCGGATTCTGGTAAAATTACTGCTGAAGTGGCCAAGGAAATAGCAAATAAAGAATTTGAAGAGTTCAGAAAATTACAGGATAAAGAATACACTTCAGATTTTGATAAAGAAGTTAAGAAGTGCTTGAATTGAATAGGATATTATTAACTTTTAATTTATTAATTTCCAGTATAAAGTATGAAATCAGCAGCTTATAAACTAGCATAAGCAATTTAAATACGCAAATACATGAACTAAAATTAATTATTCATAAGTTATTTAATTCTTTTTAAGAATCAATGGCTTTAATTCAGAGCTATATCAACTTATTTTCTAAATAACTTATTTCTATTTTTAAAAAAAGCTCTAAATTAAAGATAAACAATTTACTTATGTAAAATACTGTTCTAAAACATTTATAGAAAAATATATATTTTAATAGTTATGATATATTTTAGGAGGAGTAATAATAATTAATAATCCTGAAGTTTCAATCCAAGAGTTTAAAAAAAACTACTTAAGGAATATGACTCGGGATAGAATTTATATCACCCCACATGGCAGTATAAGGATAAGAGGTAGGCAAAATTTTACTGATGATGAAATTAAAGATTGTATAATAGAAAAATTTCCAAATAAATTCCATAAAAATGAATATGGTGAATTTGAATTAACATACTCTCATCTAAATAGAAAATCAGAGGAAATAATTATTATTGTAGTGCCTCATAATTCATCCGAAAAATCTATAAGGATAATTACTACATATAGTCACTAAAGGTGAAATTAATGCTTAAACAGGTCGAAAAGTCTTTTTTCATGGATCACGATTATGACTTTCAAAGTGATTCTATATTTTTGTATATAACAGAAGACTATGAATACAAAAGATCTTTACGTTTAGATAAGGATATAATCCTGGATTTCGATAAAAATAATACACCTGTAGCTATAGAAATACTTCATGCTTCTAAAAGGTTCAATATCGATAAAATTCATTTAAAAAATCCAATAGACATTAATATGAATATAGAAGTTGGTAAAGATTATATTCATATAAAAGCAGCATTTAACGTCATTATT harbors:
- a CDS encoding site-specific DNA-methyltransferase is translated as MQETQLNGESLDIVSENVSKLKELFPEILTEDKIDFDKLKEVLGKYTEDDSERYNFTWKGKSAALRLAQTPSTGTLRPCKEESKNWDTTENLYIEGDNLEVLKLLQKSYYGKIKMIYIDPPYNTGKDFIYPDNYRDNLYNYLEMTGQIDEDSKKISTSTDVSGRYHTKWLNMMYPRLRLARNLLTENGVILISIDDNEVDNLKKMCNDIFGEENFISQLVWRSKSGGANDSKLVAVDHEYILIFAKNVEITEMGTLPYTEELLKLYSSKDEFYEERGPYRPMLLMQKGLSFSKSLTYPIEAPDGTILRPDAGGAIWRWSSKVLEERMKKGFTEFKNTSDGWKIYTKQYLKIDYEGNPIERGKLLRSVITDYDGREGTRILQKLFENKIFTNPKSLKLLSLFCSLCSHDDDIILDFFSGSATTAHAVMNLNSEDNGHRKFVMVQLPEKTNEKEEAYKSGYKNICEIGKERIRRAGDKILSEMNQNGQISLDNKKNINLDIGFKVFKLNSSNLAKWDPEYDNLEQTLLDSVENLVTGRNQLDLIYEIMLKYGIDLTLPIEEYQIKDKTIYSIGFGALMVCLEDNIATELSTEIIKLKDDLSPEIMRVVFKDNGFASDSDKTNIKETLKTHGIEDFVTI
- a CDS encoding DUF4391 domain-containing protein, with translation MAQIEEFLDIPASCEVGNVIFKKLFYDNMELKKADRDIFIKYVDKIRWCYSLKENNINIKKFKDEKLEYDEIEFINVYLKAPNKLKRLADIIMRTIPYPMVLTFEYENQIRLFTGHQRINLADSTKNTIDEYIFTDWINLDNLDEADQKLFEDLKLKNLSFTNFYTFYNDIIENIIQYNVSKLSGGSSELPIDEMKAIYDEVNRIDYEIEFIKGQMKKETQFNHNVKLNIKIRRLKDKREELRGRLS
- a CDS encoding helicase-related protein, with translation MKPPKMLDNKKNGAVHEELRENLKKDSKLSVISAYFTMYAYFELRKELGKIDNMRFIFTKPSFLKKDNEQVREYFIDKNNETEIFGNDFELKLRNEMKQGHIAKECAEWLKNKTEIKSFKKANTAQPRMVYVENGEDHTLISGSVDFTTDGLGITPSDRSDFNMCTYGKEATHFYLQNFNDLWNDEDALEDVKDKVLDQMQVMYKENPADFIYYVTMYNIFYEYLDELTEENIVKTRTGFKDTEIWNKLYKFQKDAVIGAIDKIEKHNGCIVADSVGLGKTFTALAIIKYYELRNDRVLVLVPKKLRENWSIYTQNDKRNLFIDDRFNFDVLNHTDLSREGGVSGEINLKTINWSNYDLIVIDESHNFRNNPSFKDRVTRYERMMDEVIKAGVKTKILMLSATPVNNRMNDIKNQIAFITENNDHAFGDVGLKSIENILRKAQMVFNQWSELLDEDRTGEAFVDMMDLNYFKLLDTITIARSRKHIEKYYNLDEIGRFPIRRPPINQYSDIDVYGVFPPLSELNLNIKRLNLAIYSPILYLMPDKREAYSEKYDMAVGEGHTVFKQSDRERQVVNLMRINMLKRMESSIHSFKLTISTLLEKIDDVLYKIDTHDINYDPQIDISLIDPDEEEYDDMMFGKKKKVLFKDMDIIKWKQDLLADKDKLGRILHEAEQITPDRDSKLQDLKEKIESKIKNPINHNNKKILIFTAFADTANYLYENLHEWAFKNHQIHSALVTGSDVNKCTLKEVRSTDINDILTNFSPISKERSKINDTIKEEIDILIGTDCISEGQNLQDCDYLINYDIHWNPVRIIQRFGRIDRIGSTNNEIQLVNFWPNLELDEYINLKGRVESKMVMVDVSATGEENIIENGARKKMNDLEYRRKQLKRLQNEVIDLEDVSGGISITDLTFNDFKIDLMEYMKDNRKLLDEAPSGIYSIVRIEGELRKTIKPGVIFVLKQVKGYEETKDQNALFPHYMVYVGEDGSAELNYNQVKKIMDYYKKLCSDKKEVFPDLIQEFNKETQDGRDMGKYSDLLESAIENILGKKEEAGVASLFSKGGTTPVKNSISGLEEFELVTFLILK
- a CDS encoding DUF365 domain-containing protein; its protein translation is MEKEIKGVTHPIPTDYAERIYKKGKTVFVGKSHLGRVSKGDKFIIYESHGAKAYTGWADVIQVVKMKPSDILKNYENQLMLTTEEFKEYSKGRNDMNIIEFENFQLFNKKVVPKRFIAIGGKYIYEDEFKMIVKNKG
- a CDS encoding DUF1802 family protein yields the protein METITKCLNEWNATLEALGQGKQTILIRKYNTSVEKFLLYPTTSYAAKDDFLDSFKKDQYGFVVENALPKEDGDKKEVKYFATVEKIIEKPSSRIGTLNKFHIWTNEHVKSYIGSGKAYIWVLRVYELEKPVMVDRTKGLLYANVDQEVSLERIKPILSDNEFNKIKNNL
- the rhuM gene encoding RhuM family protein, giving the protein MSSNLPNMQTNTIVLYKGNEGAATVEVLLKDETMWLTQKTMAELFNVNSQAITRHLSNIFSDNELDETSTCSIFEQVQKEGNRNIKRKLKFYNLDAIIAVGYRVNSKQATQFRIWATQFRIWTTQTLKEYIIKGFVLDDELLKNSTRFGKDYFDELLDRIKEIRASERRFYQKITDIYSQCSHDYDKDSELTRTFYATVQNKLHWAITEHTAAELIIGQANHNKKNMGLTNWKNSPEGKILKKDV
- the rhuM gene encoding RhuM family protein, coding for MSMYLDYAENQARRHKIMSMKDWIEKLDAFLKFNEYEILADSGKITAEVAKEIANKEFEEFRKLQDKEYTSDFDKEVKKCLN
- a CDS encoding DUF2283 domain-containing protein, whose translation is MLKQVEKSFFMDHDYDFQSDSIFLYITEDYEYKRSLRLDKDIILDFDKNNTPVAIEILHASKRFNIDKIHLKNPIDINMNIEVGKDYIHIKAAFNVIIRNKNTPLEFNAEGENSINLPSTETHFAAAAI